CGAGAGGACGAAGGCCAGAACCGCGGCAATCGGGGCGTAGAGTTCCTCGCGGATCATCTGCCGCTCGCGCGTGGTATAATAGACCGAGCGGGCGAGCGCGGGATATTCGAGCGTGGGCAGGTCGAGTTCGGCGGCCAGTTCGCGCATGGCCAGCGCCTTTTCGCCGCGCCCCTTGGCCAGCACGACGGGCGCGGGCGCGATGGCCGGGTCATAGGTCATCGCCACGGCGAAATGGGTGGGGTTGGTGATCACGAACTGCGCTTCGCGCATGGCCTTGTTGACCCCGGCCATGGCGATCTGGCGCTGGCGCCCGCGGATCGCGGCCTTGCGCTCGGGCGAGCCTTCGCTTTCCTTGGTTTCGTCGCGAATGTCCTGAAGGCTCATGCGCAGGCGCAGGAAGCGGCGGATCCACTGGATCGGAAAATCGATCAGCGCGATCAGCACCAGCCCCGTGGCCAGCACCACCAGCAGCGAGAGCATCGCCCCCCAGGCATAGGCGAGCTGTCCGGCCAGCGCCCCTTGCGTGATCTGCCCGCCGCCCAGCCCGACGACCTGCCCGACCCGCCCGCGCATCCAGAAATAGCCGAGCGTGCCCAGCAGGGCGACTTTGGCCAGCCCCTTGCCCAGTTCGATCAGCCCTTGCGCGCCGAACATCCGCGCTAGCCCGCGTGCCGGATCGAGCCGCGAGCCCTTGGGCATCAGGTTGCCCGCGTTCCATCGCCCGCTCGAAAACCCCAGTTGCGAAGCCAGCGCCACCCCCATCAGCGCCACGCCCAGCAGCAGCACCGGAGGCAGCACGCCCATCAGCGCCGCGCCCACGCGCTGGGCCGGGTCGAAATGGTCGATGGTGTCGCGGTCCCACGAAAAGCCTGCCCGTGCGATCGTGCCCAGTTCGGCCAGAACCAGCGGCCCTGCCAGCCAGAGCCAGCCGATGGCGGTGAACACGCCCACCGCCGTTCCCAGCTCGCGCGAGCGCAGCACGTCGCCGTTTTGCGCGGCATCGCGCTTGCGCTTTTCGGTTGGCGCGAATGTCTTTTCGCCGCTGTCCTCGCCCGCCATGGCGTCAGCCCTTTGCCGGCAGCGGGGCCAGCATGGCCTGTGCCTGTCCCAGCGCCAGCGCCACCACGTCGCCCATGGCATCGGCCACCAGCGGCGCGGAGGCGACCAGCCCGGCCAACCCGGCCAGCATCCCCAGCGGCAGGCCCAGCGCAAAGATGTTGAGGCTGGGCGCCGAGCGCGCGAGTACCCCGAACATGACCTGCACCAGCAGCAGCAGCAGGACCACCGGCAGCGCCAGCACCAGCGCCGAGACGAACATCTGCGCGCCAAAGGCGGCCATGATCCCCATGCGGTCGGGCGTGAACCAGCCCCCGCCGGGCGGGAACGCGCGATAGCTGTCGACCAGCAGGGCAAACCATTGCAGGTGCGCGCCCAGCGCGAGGAAGATCACGGTCAGCACGACGGTGAAATATTGCCCGAGTGCGGGCGAATGCGCGCCCGAGAGCGGATCGGCGGCGGTCGCGATGGACAGGCCCATGCTCGCCCCGATCATCTCGGCGGCGATCACCGGCGCGGCAAAGGCAAATTGCAGGGCAAAGCCCAGCGCCAGCCCGATCACGATCTCGCCACAGGTATCGAGCAGGCCGGGCAGCGAAAACAGCGCGGGCGGCGCAGGGATCGCGGTCCACGCGCAGAGCATCACCGCAAGGGCCCCTGCCAGCACGACCCGCACTTGCGCGGGCACTTGCGCGCTGCCGAACAGGGGTGCGGCAAACAGCGCCGCCCCGCAGCGGGTCATCAGGAAGACCATCCGCCAGAATTCGGCCTCCAGCGGGCCGAAGCCGAAGTTCATCTGGATCATGGCGCGCGCTTCCGTCAGTTGCCCAGCGTGGCGATCTGGTCGAACAGGTCTTTCATGAAGTCCTCGACCAGCCCGAGCATGGCCCCGCCCAGCAGCACCAGCACGAGGGCCGTCACCGCCAGCTTGGGCACGAACGTGAGAGTCTGTTCGTTGACCGAGGTGGCCGCCTGAATGATCCCGACCACCAGCCCCACCGCGAGGCTGGCGAGGAGGACGGGCGCGGCGACGAGCGCGGTGATCCACAGCATGCGGTCGGCCAGCGCCAGCAAGGTTGCGGTATCGTCCATCTCACGAAAAACTCGCCGCAAGGCTGCCCATCATCAGCGCCCAGCCATCGACCAGCACGAAGAGCAGCAGCTTGAAGGGCATCGAGACGACCGTTGGCGACATCATCATCATCCCCAGGCTCATCAGCACCGAGGAGACCACCAGGTCGATCACCAGAAACGGCAGGAACAGCATGAACCCGATCTGGAACGCGGTTTTCAGCTCGCTGGTGACGAAGGCGGGCAGCAGGATCGAAAACGGGATCGCCTGCGGCCCGGCAAAGCGCGGGGCCCTGGCCATCGTCGAAAACATCGCAAGGTCGCGCTCGCGCGTCTGGCGGACCATGAAGGCGTGGAATTCCATCCCCGCCGCGCCAATGGCCTGTTCGGCGCCCAGTGTCCCGGCAGCATAAGGCTGGATGGCGTTGGCGTTCACCCGGTCGAGCGTGGGGGCCATGACGAACAGCGAGAGGAACAGCGACAGCCCGATCAGGATCTGGTTGGGCGGCGATTGCTGAAGGCCCAGCGCCGTGCGCAGGATCGAGAGCACGACGAGAATGCGCGTGAAACTCGTCATCATCAGGATCAGCGAGGGCAGGATCGTGAGCAGGCCCATGATCAGCAGCAGTTGCAGCGAGAGCGACAGGCTCCCTTGCGACTGCGCCCCGGCGATCTGCGAAAACGCGCGGTCGAGCGCGCCGGGGATGGCCGTCACCCCCGGTGCGCTGGCCGGAGTGCCGGAAGGCGCGGTGGTCGCGGCGCTCTGGGCCAGCGCGGAGAGCGGCGCGACCAGCACGATGAGCGCGGCAGTCCATGCGGCCAGCGAAAGCGCGCGCTTCATGCCTTCGGCTCCTGCTGGCGCGCGGGGGCTTCGGCCAGACGGACCAGCCCGCTGCGCGAACTGGCGACCAGAATTTCGCGATCATGGAAGGCGATCACCGCCAGACGCTGGGTGGGCGAGAGCATCTGCGTCTCGATCACCTTGACCGTGCGCTCGCCCGCAGGCGTGCCAAAGCGGCCCTCGAAGCGCCGCACCAGCCGCAGCGAGCCATAGGCCAGCCCCGCAATCAGCGGCAGGACCAGCGCCAGCTTGACCAGATACCAGAGCATCAGGCGTCCTCTCCGCTGCCCTTGGGCGCAGCCTTGGCGCCCGGCCATGCCGCTGCCGGGGAGGCTGGCGAGGCTGGCGTCTCGCTGCCGGCCAGTTCGACGATGCGCAGGCCGAACCGGTCGCCCTGGGCGACCACTTCGCCGCGCGCGATCAGCTTGCCGTTGACCATCACGTCGAGCAGCTCGTCGGTCAGCCGGTCGAGCATGACCACGCTTTCCTCGTTCAAGGCCAGCACGTCCTTGAGCGTCATCTCGGTCCGGCCCAGTTCGACGGTGAGGCGCACGTCGACATCCTTGAGGAAGTCGAAACCGCGCGGTTGAAAGGACATCGTTGCAATCCCCTGAAAGAAGAGAAAAAATCAGAATGCGTGGGTGAGCTGGACGGCCAGGCGGTCGTCCAGCGCGCCCACGGTGCCGTGGGCAATGGTCTGTCCGCCCACCCGCACGGGCACCGCGCGCGCCACCGGCACGGGCAGGATCTGCCCGACTTCGAGCGCGGAAATCGCCGCGAGCGGCAGGCGGATGTCGACCAGCACGGCGCTGACCATCAGCGGCACTTGCGCAAAAGGCTGGGCCATCGGGCTGGCGGGCGGATGGTCGATTCCGGCAGGCGGGCGGTCGCCGTTGCCAAAGAAGGCGGCCAGCGTGTCGTAGGGAAAGGCCATCTCGATCGACCAGGGCGCGCGGCCGGGCTCGTTGACCGAGAATTCGAGCGCGACGATGGGTTCGTCGTTGGCGAACGGGGCGAGGTGGTCGATATGGCCCTCGCGGCGCAGCGGGCGGATCGCCCCGGTGCCATCGGCCCCCAGCGCCGCGCCGAGGCGGGCGGCCAGCATGGCCTCGATCTTCTGGACCATCAGTTCGCCCGAAAGCGGCAGTTCGCGCGGGAGCTGCGCGGGGGCGACCCCGGTGCCGCCAAACGTGCGGTCGACCAGCCGCAGCACGGCCTCGCCCGCGATCATCCCCAGAATGCGATTGTTGGCAGGGCCCGCGCCATAGAGCGTATAGGCGCCCAGATTGCGGTGCCCCATGACCTGCATGGTGGCATAGTCGGAATAGACGGTACGTTCCGGGCGGTTGCATTCGACGTTGGGTTCCTCGCCACCCAGCAGGGTGGCCAGCGCGCCGGCCAGTTCGCGGGTGAGCCGCTCCGACGTGCGCGTGAGCGCGGACACCAGCTCCGACTGGGCCGGGCCGGGCGGCAGGAGCTGGGTGCAGTGGCGTGCCACCACCCGCTCGGCCACGAATTCGCGTTCAGGCTTCATCGCCTATCTTTCTTTCCCGAAAGGATGCGCATGGCCCGCAAGCGGGGCCAAAGGCGCGTTCACTGCACGATGAACTGCTTGAAATAGACCGCATCGACCCCGCCGAAGCCTTCGGTATCGGTCAGCACCTTGTTGATCGCGGCGGTCAGGCGCTGTTGCAGGCGCTGCTTGCCCTGGATCGTCTCCACGTCGGTATCGGGCGTGTCGGCCAGAACCGCCAGCATGGCCGAGCGGATCGCCAGTTCATGCTTCTGGATCCACAGGATCACGCGATAGTCACGCCTTGTGGACACCGCGACCGACATCTGCACGAGACGGTCGGAATCGCGCAGGTTCGAGGTGAAATCCTCGGCGAACGAATAGTAGACGGTGCGGTATTCGCTGCCGCCCTCGCCATCGACTTCCTTGCCGCCGCCACCGCCTTCCCCTTCGCCTTCCTTGGCCGGGGGGGCATAGGGGTCTTCCTCGCCCTTGCGGATCAGCTTGGGCTTGTTGTCCTCGTGGATGACGACTTGCGGCCCGCCCAGGATGCCGGCGGCAAACAGGCCATAGACCGCGCCCCCGCCGATCGCGAGCGTGCCCACGGCCACCCCGATCAGCACGACGGGGCCGCCCTTCTTCTTCTTGGGCGCGCCGTCCTTGTCCTTGTCTTTCTTCTCGCTCATGCTCGGTCCTTGCTATCTGGGGATGGGGGCGGGGTGTCGGGCGGGCCTGCCGTGGGGTGATCAGGCGTAAAGGCCGCGCTCGCCGGGCGTTTCGCGATCACGGTCGGCCCCCGGTGTGTCGGTTGCGGCCCCGCTTGCCATGGTGCTGCGCGCACTCTGGGCCGATCCGCCCGGATGGCCTCCCGGATTGGATGCGTTCTGGCCCATTGGGGCCTGGCCGGATTGGCCAGAGGCCGATTGCCCGCCGAACGCCGGGTTTTGTGCGTTCTGGTTGCCAGAGCCCGTATTGGTATTGGCGCCCGTATTGGTGCCGGCGCCCGCATCGGTGCGGGTGGCGGCCAGAACGGCGGGGGCAAAGCCCGGATCGCTGCTGGCCATGGTCACGCTCAGGCCATCGTCGTTCTGGCGAAATTCGAGCGAGACCCGCCCGAATGTCCCGTGGGCGAGCGTGGCCGCGACAGCGCCGGGCGTGGCGCCCTCGCGGGCGCGGGCGACTGCATCGACGAGGGCGGCCACTTGCGCGCCGGGCACGGCCTGCGCCGGGCCGTCGAGGGCCACGGGCGCGCCTTGCAGGATCGGCGCAGGCGTGACAGCCAGCCCTTGCGGCTGGGCCATCGATACGGCGGGCTGGGCGCTGGCCAGAGGGAGGGACGCATTCCCCTCGCTGCGTTCGTTCGAGGGGGCTGGGTCCGCAGGGTGCCGCGACGTGGTTTGGGAGGTGGCCGGACCGGCGACGGTTTCCGCCTGCCGCATGGCCAGCGTATGCTGCACCGAAAGCGCGGAGCGGTTGGCTGTGCTTCCTGCTTCGAGGTCAGGCGCAGGGGTTTCAGGGGCAGAAGGCAGGGGCGCGGCAACAGGCGTCAGGACAATCGGCGCGCTGTTCTGCTGGGGGCTGGGGATGGGCCTGCCGGTATCGGGGCCAGCGGCGCGTGCCGGGGAGCTTGCCTGTGCGGCAACAGGGGCAGCCTTGCCCGCCTGAGAACCCGTTTCCTGCCGCGTGCGGCTATCGGGCCGGGGGGAGGCAAGTGCCACGACAGTCGGCGCCACCGGGACCGTGGCGGGCGCAACCGGCGAAAGCGTGGCAGGCAGGCCATCCTGCGCGGGGGCATCGGACGCGCCGGTATCGGGCAGGGCCTGCTCCCCATCGCTGTCTTCGTTCGCCTGATGGCCGGCCCCGGTCCTGGTGCGCGCCGCGACGACGGACGCGATGCGGTCGAGCAGAACCCGGATGGGCTCCGGCCCAGAGACGGCATCGCCAGCCATGGGGGCTTCGGGTGAGGGGGCGGGCGTTTCGGGTGTCGCGGCAACGAAGGTGCGTGTTGTGGGGAGGGCGCGCGTTGCGGGGAGAGGCGATGGCTGCGTCCCGGATCCCTCGATTGCGGCCCCTTCGATTGCAGGGGCCTCGATCGAGGAGGCCGGAGCCGGCGGAATCGGAGTGGCGGAAGCGGCACCGGCGGCCTTGCCGCCATCCGGCAAGGGATTGCCGCCTTCAGGGCCCAGGCCCAGCGCGGTCGGCAGGCCGGGCGTGGGCGCCGCGCTGGGCGAGGGAACGGCGCCGGGGGTGGGCATCGAGGTGCTTGCGGCGGTTGCCCGGCTGCTGGCTTGCCCGCTATCCTGCCCGCTGGCCTGCCCGCTGCGGGCCGGGTCTGCCTTGCCCAGAAAGGCCGCAAATCCGCCGGTTTGCGCCGGGGACACTGCCATGGCGATCAGCCCTGTTGCTTCGGTCGCGACGGTGCCGGGGGCGGTCGGCTGGGCAGGATTTGCCAGTGACTTTGCCAGTGATGGGGCCACAGTCGGCAGGGACGGGGAGGGGGCAATCGAAACCATCGCGGGTCGGTCTCCTGGGCGGTACGAACACGGTTAATTCAAGAGCCGTGCCAATCGCGGTGGAGGGGGCCATAAATCGGCGAGTCCGGGGTTTCCTCGGCCAGCGGGGGCTTATCTTCGCGCTCTTCCTCGCGGGGGTGTTCGTTCTCCTCGCGGGGGCGGCGGGCGCCCAGCGGGGTGTCGGCGGCGGCATGGGCGCGGGCGATGGCGCGGGCCTGCGTGGCCACGCGTTCGCTCACCGCGTCGCGGCGGCGCTGGGCGGCGGCGGCTTCGGCGGCGCGGGTATCGGCGATGCGGCGGGCGGTGTCGATCTCGCCTGCGGTGCTGCGCGCGATGCGCTCCAGCCCGGCGCGAAAGGCCCCCTGATGGGCGAGCGCGGCGCCATCGTCGGCATCGGTGCGCGCGGCATAAGTCCGGGCCAGATCGTCGGTGCGCGCGGCCAGATTTTGCAACTGGGCCAAGGTGCCTTCGGCCTGTCCGGCGGCGACCATGGCCTGACGGTGGGCAATGGCGCGCAGCCGTTCGAGGCGGGTGAGCCGCGCCAGTCGCTTATGCTGTGGGGAGGCCGCCATGGCCCTGTTCAGCCGCCGAGCAGGGTGGCGAGCTGCCCGATCGCGTCGGCCATCGGCACGAGGCTGCGCGCTTCCTGCATCAGGAACGCGGACAGGCCATCGTGCATGGCGATGGCGCGGTCGAGCTGGGGATCGGCACCTTGCCGATAGGCGCCCATCAGCACGAGGTCGCGGTTGCTTTCATAAGCCGCGATCAGCGCGCGGAACTGGCGGGCGAGGGCCTGATGCTCGGGGCTGGTGATGTCGTTCATCACGCGGCTCAAGGAGGCGGGAATGTCGATGGCCGGATAGTGGCCGCGCTGGGCCAGCTCGCGCGAGAGCACGATATGCCCGTCGAGGATCGAGCGCGCGGTGTCGACCACCGGGTCGTCCTGGTTGTCGCCATCGGCCAGCACGGTGTAGAGCCCGGTGACCGAGCCGCTACTGGCCGCCGAATTGCCCGCCCGCTCGACCAGCTTGGTGATCGTGGCGAGGGCGGACGGCGGATAGCCGCGCGCGGCGCCCGGTTCGCCCAGCAGCAGCGCGATTTCGCGCCCGGCGTGGGCCACGCGGGTCAGGCTGTCCATGATCAGCAGCACGCGCCGGCCTTGTGCGCGGAAATATTCGGCCAGCGCGGTGGCCATCATCGCCCCGCGAATGCGCAAGTTGGGCGCATGGTCGGCGGGAACCGCGATCACCGCGCTGTGCGCGCGGCGCGCGCCGGTCATGTGTCGTTCGACGAAATCGGACACTTCGCGTGCGCGTTCACCGATCAGGCCGACGATCACGATTTCGGCCTGTGCGCCGTGGGCCACCATGTCGAGCAGGACCGATTTGCCCACGCCCGACCCGGCCATGATGCCGATGCGCTGGCCCACGCCGAATGTGGTCAGCGCATCGAGCGCGCGCACGCCGGTCTCGAACGGAAGGCGCACCGGGCTGCGGTCGAGCGCGCCGGTGCGCACGCCGCCAGCGGGCCATTGCGCGGTGTGCGCCAGCGGCGGGCCGCCGTCGATCGGCTTGCCCTCGCCATCGACGGCGCGGCCCAGGAACGCCTCGCCCACCGGGACCATGCCGGGCCGCCCTTCCGGGCAGACTTTGGCCCCCGGACGCAGCAGGACCGGATCGCCCAGCAACATCATCAGGCTGCGCCCGTTGCGGAATCCGATCACTTCGGCGGCCAGATCGCCGCGCCGGTGGGCGATCCGGCATTGCGTGCCGATGGGCACCTGAAGCCCGGACACTTCGAGCAACCCGCCATCGCAGGCGCTCAGCCGTCCGAACCGGCGCGGGGCCAGATCGGGATGGGCATTGGCCAGCCGCGCCAGCATCGGAAGGGCGGGATGAAGCGGGGAACTGGCCATCACACTTGCTGCAAGGCCTCGTCGAGGGCCTTGCGCCACTGCGCGGGGCCGTCTTCCACCCCGCCCATGGCCCCATCGACGCGCACGGTGCCGCGTTCGAGCGCGGGATCGGGTTCATAGTGCCAGTCCTCGGGCCAGCCTGCGGGAAGATGATGGCCGAGCAGGGCGAAATCTTCGGGGTGAAGGCGGATCACCCGCTGGTCGTCGGCGCGCGCCAGCATCTGCGCGGCGCGGCGCACGCGCGCGGCCAGCCCCGCCGGATCGAGCGCGGCATCGGCCAGAACGCTGGCGCACAAGGCCTCCACGGTTTCGCGCAGGCGGGTTTCGAGGGTGTCGAGTTCGTGGGCGTCGATGGCGCGAAACGCCGCTTCGAGGCGGTGGCGCGCGGCATCCTGCGCGGCGGCAAGGGCTTCGGCCTCGCGCCGGGCCTCGGCGGCCCCTTGCGCATAGCCTTGCGCGCGGGCCTGTTCGAGCGGGTCTTCGAGGTCGGGCTCGGGCATCGGGGTAAAGCTGGCCTGCGGGGGCGGGGGCAGGGCGCGGGCAAAGCGCGGATCGCGCAGGAACCCGTGTGAAGCGGCCGGAAGGCTGCCCCACGGGCGCATCGCGGGCAGTGCCTCGCCCATCGGCCCAAAGCCGGACAGGGGCTGCATGTCAGACATAGTCGTCGTCGCCCGAACCGAACACGATCACCCCTTCGGCGGCCAGGCGCCGGGCGGCGGTGATCATGGCCTTTTGCGCCTCGACCACTTCGGCGCGCTTGAGGCGTCCGCGCGCGGCGATTTCGTCGCGCACGCCGTCGGCGGCGCGGCTCGACATGGCGCGGAAGAACACTTCGCGCTGCGGTTCCTCGATGCCCTTGAGCGCGGCGATCAGCGTGTCGCTGTCCACTTCGCGCAGGACGGCACCCATCGCCTGTCCTTCGAGCACGAACAGGTGCTCGAACTTGAACATCTCGTTCTCGATGTCCTTGGCGAGCTGTTTGTCCATCTTGGTGATCTCGGGCATGACCCGCTTTTCGACCGCCTTGGCCGCGGCATTGATGATCTCGGCGGCTTCGCGCGGGCCGCCCATGGTGAGCGCGGCGCGGCTGTGGACGGCGACGATGCGGCGGGTGAGCACGTCTTCGAGCATGGCCAGCGCCTCGCCCGAGACTTTGCCCAGCGTGGCGATGCGGTGGACGACTTGCGTCTGGATCTCTTCGGGCAGGCCATGGAGCACGGCGGCGGCCACGTCCGCGTCGATCTGGACGAGCAGGACGGCAATCGCCTGCGGATGCTCGGCCTTGATCAGCGGGATCAGCACTTGCGGGGTAAGCCAGCGCGCGAGTTCGAGCGCGGAGGTATCCTGCGCGGCCTCGGGCGCGATGCGCTGCATCAGGCTGTCGGCCTTCACTTCGCCGACCGCGCGGGTCATCAACTCGCGCACCTGCCCCACGCGATCATGGGCGGGCAGGCCCAGCCGCTCGGTCCGCTCGACGAACCCGGCAATCGAGTGGGCGATGGCCACCGGCCCGATTTCGCCCAGCGCGCACATCTTTTCGCCCAGCAGGCGCAATTCGCCCGGTTCGAGCTGGGCCAGCAGGTCGGCGGCCTGCTGGTCTTCGAGCAGCATGACCATGACGGCGGCGAGTTCGGGCTCGGTAAAGGTGTCGTCGGCTTCCTCGGGCATTTACGAGCTCTCCTCGGCGACGGGTTCCTTGAGCATCTGGCGCAGCACGGCCACCGCGCTGTCGGGCTTTTCCTGCACGAGGCGCTGGGCCAGGCCGACCTGACGGCTGAGCAGTTCGGTGTCGATCGCGCCGCTTTCGTCCTGTGCCGGGGCGAGCATCGGCTTGATCACGCCGGTCGTCGGGCTCGGGCCGATGGAGCGGGTGGGACGGGGGATTTCGCCCTCGGCGCTGTCCGCGCCCTCTTGCGCGGTTTCCTCGTCCCCGTTTTCGTCCTCGTCGTCCTCATCATCGGCGGCGGCGGCCTTGCCCTTCTTGCCCTTTTTGACCTTCTTGCCCGCCGGAGCCGCGCCATCGCGGCGCAGCGCGCGGATCAGCGGGCGCACGCCCAGCAGCAGCGTGAGCAGAACCGCCAGCAGCGCCACGCCATTGCGCACGGCCATGGCGAACCAGGGCGTTTCATAGAACTTGGGCGGGGAAACATCGGCGGGGGAAAACGGGCGCACGGCCACGGCCACCTGATCGCCGCGCGCCGGATCGGCACCGACGGCGGCGCTGACCAGTTGCTTGATCTGGTCGATCTCCTGCGGCTTGGCCTTGGCCAGCACGTCGGCCGAGAGCGCGACGGCGACCGTCAACCGCCGGATCTTGCCCGGATTGTTGTTGGTGACGGCCACTTCGCGGCCCAGCTCATAGGTCTTGGACGAGGCGCTTTCGCCATTGGTGGGGGGCGGGGTTCCCGATGGGGTGGGGGAAGGCGTGCCCTGCGGCGCGCCGACGGCGGCGGTCGTGGGGGCGGGCGGGGTGTTCGACAGGACACCGGGCACGCCCTGCGCGCCATTGCCGCTGCTTTGCGAGGCCGATTGCGTCTCTGTCCGCACCGCGCCCTGCTTGTCGTAGCTTTCGCGCGCGGAGGTCACCTGGTCCATGTCGAGATCGACCTGGACCTCGCTGGAAAAGTTTCCTTCGCCCAGCATCGGGGTGAGCAACTGGGACACCTGCTCGCGCAGCTTGTCTTCCATCCGGCCCTGCAATTCGAGCCGGTCAGCATCGCCCGGCTTGTCCGACGAGAGCAGGCGCCCGTGCTGGTCGATCACCTTGACCGCGTCGATGGAAAGCCCCGGCACCGATCCGGCCACGAGGTTGACCACCGCCGCGACCTGACTGGCCGCCAGCTGCCGTCCCTTGGCCAGACGCACCATGACCGAGGCCGAAGGGGCCGCCGTGTCGCGCACGAAGACCGATTTTTCGGGCTGGGCCAGATGGACGCGCACGGCCTCGACCCCGTCGATCTCCATGATCGTGAGTTCGAGTTCGCGCTCGCGCGCGGCCTGAAGGCGCTGGCCCTCGATGGTGCGGCTGGCGCCCATCGGCAGCTTGTCGATCATTTGCGCGCCGCTCTCGGGCGCGGCGATGGCCCCGTCCGAAGCGGCGACCATGCGCGCGCGATAGAGATCGTTCTCGCCCACGGTGACAGCGCCGGTGGTGTTGTCGATTCTGTAGGGGATCGAGGCCTTTTCGAGGGCGGTCGCCACTTGCGCGCGTTCGGCATCCGAAAGGTCGGAATAGAGCATGCGCTGGGGCGCGGGCGCCATCGCCAGCCACAGCAGCCCGGTCATCCCGGCGGCGGTGATCCCGCCAAACCACGGCAGGACCCGGCGCAGCGGCGGCTGACGCAGGAAGCTGCTCATCCGCGCGGGCAGCGAACCGCCTGCCGGATCGGTCAGCGGGGTGAGCAGCGAGGGCCGCGCCATGGCGGCGGGCGGGATGGTCGCCGGCGGCCCGGCGCCTGTCCCTGCGTGAACGAGATCGGCCATTTATCAGACCCCCATCCGCATGATGTCCTGGTAGGCCGTCAGCAGCTTGTTGCGGACCTGAAGCGTGGCCTCGAAGGCGACCCCGGCTTCCTGCCGCGCGAGCATGACCTTGGCCACATCGACGGTCTCGCCCTTTTCATAGGACTGGGCGAGGCCCTCGGCCTTGGTCTGGCTGGCGTTGACGGTGTCGAGCGCGGACTTGAGCGCATCGGTAAAGCCGCCCGCCGGCGCGCTGCCTTGCGCCGAAGATGTGCCGGTGTCGGGCGTGCGGATCTGCTGGAGCAGTTGCGAACGCTCGATGATCTGCTGGCGCATGGCCATGATCTGCTGGATGCCGCCGCCCGCGCCGATGGAACTGATCCCGCTCATCGCCGCCCTCCTGCCACCGCAATGCCCGCTTCACGGAAGCTGGCGAGCCGATAGCGCAAGGTGCGCTCGGAAATGCCCAGTTCGCGCGCGGCGGCCACGCGGCTGCCGCCACAGGCTTCGAGCGTGGCGAGGATCGCGCGCGCTTCGGAGAGCTGGACGATGTTCGAAAGCTTGCCATTGGCCGCGCGGGTCTGG
The genomic region above belongs to Novosphingobium sp. IK01 and contains:
- a CDS encoding flagellar type III secretion system protein FlhB gives rise to the protein MAGEDSGEKTFAPTEKRKRDAAQNGDVLRSRELGTAVGVFTAIGWLWLAGPLVLAELGTIARAGFSWDRDTIDHFDPAQRVGAALMGVLPPVLLLGVALMGVALASQLGFSSGRWNAGNLMPKGSRLDPARGLARMFGAQGLIELGKGLAKVALLGTLGYFWMRGRVGQVVGLGGGQITQGALAGQLAYAWGAMLSLLVVLATGLVLIALIDFPIQWIRRFLRLRMSLQDIRDETKESEGSPERKAAIRGRQRQIAMAGVNKAMREAQFVITNPTHFAVAMTYDPAIAPAPVVLAKGRGEKALAMRELAAELDLPTLEYPALARSVYYTTRERQMIREELYAPIAAVLAFVLSLKRGETPGAPMVDVPVEYPSWSRANRLPIASFTQQRVCQNDDAPHDGGDSHLLCFPCIYELLIFVTEIMIEANGNQRRHVNCPSK
- the fliL gene encoding flagellar basal body-associated protein FliL; this encodes MSEKKDKDKDGAPKKKKGGPVVLIGVAVGTLAIGGGAVYGLFAAGILGGPQVVIHEDNKPKLIRKGEEDPYAPPAKEGEGEGGGGGKEVDGEGGSEYRTVYYSFAEDFTSNLRDSDRLVQMSVAVSTRRDYRVILWIQKHELAIRSAMLAVLADTPDTDVETIQGKQRLQQRLTAAINKVLTDTEGFGGVDAVYFKQFIVQ
- the fliP gene encoding flagellar type III secretion system pore protein FliP (The bacterial flagellar biogenesis protein FliP forms a type III secretion system (T3SS)-type pore required for flagellar assembly.), yielding MKRALSLAAWTAALIVLVAPLSALAQSAATTAPSGTPASAPGVTAIPGALDRAFSQIAGAQSQGSLSLSLQLLLIMGLLTILPSLILMMTSFTRILVVLSILRTALGLQQSPPNQILIGLSLFLSLFVMAPTLDRVNANAIQPYAAGTLGAEQAIGAAGMEFHAFMVRQTRERDLAMFSTMARAPRFAGPQAIPFSILLPAFVTSELKTAFQIGFMLFLPFLVIDLVVSSVLMSLGMMMMSPTVVSMPFKLLLFVLVDGWALMMGSLAASFS
- a CDS encoding FliM/FliN family flagellar motor switch protein → MKPEREFVAERVVARHCTQLLPPGPAQSELVSALTRTSERLTRELAGALATLLGGEEPNVECNRPERTVYSDYATMQVMGHRNLGAYTLYGAGPANNRILGMIAGEAVLRLVDRTFGGTGVAPAQLPRELPLSGELMVQKIEAMLAARLGAALGADGTGAIRPLRREGHIDHLAPFANDEPIVALEFSVNEPGRAPWSIEMAFPYDTLAAFFGNGDRPPAGIDHPPASPMAQPFAQVPLMVSAVLVDIRLPLAAISALEVGQILPVPVARAVPVRVGGQTIAHGTVGALDDRLAVQLTHAF
- a CDS encoding FliI/YscN family ATPase encodes the protein MASSPLHPALPMLARLANAHPDLAPRRFGRLSACDGGLLEVSGLQVPIGTQCRIAHRRGDLAAEVIGFRNGRSLMMLLGDPVLLRPGAKVCPEGRPGMVPVGEAFLGRAVDGEGKPIDGGPPLAHTAQWPAGGVRTGALDRSPVRLPFETGVRALDALTTFGVGQRIGIMAGSGVGKSVLLDMVAHGAQAEIVIVGLIGERAREVSDFVERHMTGARRAHSAVIAVPADHAPNLRIRGAMMATALAEYFRAQGRRVLLIMDSLTRVAHAGREIALLLGEPGAARGYPPSALATITKLVERAGNSAASSGSVTGLYTVLADGDNQDDPVVDTARSILDGHIVLSRELAQRGHYPAIDIPASLSRVMNDITSPEHQALARQFRALIAAYESNRDLVLMGAYRQGADPQLDRAIAMHDGLSAFLMQEARSLVPMADAIGQLATLLGG
- a CDS encoding flagellar biosynthetic protein FliO translates to MLWYLVKLALVLPLIAGLAYGSLRLVRRFEGRFGTPAGERTVKVIETQMLSPTQRLAVIAFHDREILVASSRSGLVRLAEAPARQQEPKA
- the fliN gene encoding flagellar motor switch protein FliN, which codes for MSFQPRGFDFLKDVDVRLTVELGRTEMTLKDVLALNEESVVMLDRLTDELLDVMVNGKLIARGEVVAQGDRFGLRIVELAGSETPASPASPAAAWPGAKAAPKGSGEDA
- the fliR gene encoding flagellar biosynthetic protein FliR, which produces MIQMNFGFGPLEAEFWRMVFLMTRCGAALFAAPLFGSAQVPAQVRVVLAGALAVMLCAWTAIPAPPALFSLPGLLDTCGEIVIGLALGFALQFAFAAPVIAAEMIGASMGLSIATAADPLSGAHSPALGQYFTVVLTVIFLALGAHLQWFALLVDSYRAFPPGGGWFTPDRMGIMAAFGAQMFVSALVLALPVVLLLLLVQVMFGVLARSAPSLNIFALGLPLGMLAGLAGLVASAPLVADAMGDVVALALGQAQAMLAPLPAKG
- the fliQ gene encoding flagellar biosynthesis protein FliQ, which encodes MDDTATLLALADRMLWITALVAAPVLLASLAVGLVVGIIQAATSVNEQTLTFVPKLAVTALVLVLLGGAMLGLVEDFMKDLFDQIATLGN